A genomic segment from Pseudomonas sp. M30-35 encodes:
- a CDS encoding carbon-nitrogen hydrolase family protein translates to MNLSVIQMVSQDDVLANLQQARNLLESAAEQGASLAVLPENFAAMGRRDYRQIGREEAMGHGPILPWLKQAARDLKLWIVAGTIPLPAAGHPDAKPNACSLLIDADGELAARYDKLHLFDVDVADSRGRYRESDDYEFGSKVVVADTPVGRLGLTVCYDLRFPELYSALREAGAQLISAPSAFTAVTGAAHWQVLIRARAIETQCYVLAAAQGGLHPGGRETHGHSAIVDPWGRICLSQAQGSEALVAPLDVAEQALIRQQMPVMRHKRFFAAAEPRLPGLE, encoded by the coding sequence ATGAACCTCTCAGTTATTCAAATGGTGAGCCAGGATGATGTTCTAGCTAACCTGCAGCAAGCGCGCAATTTGCTTGAAAGCGCCGCCGAGCAAGGCGCTAGCCTTGCTGTCCTGCCTGAAAATTTTGCTGCAATGGGTCGCCGCGATTACCGCCAAATCGGTCGTGAAGAGGCAATGGGGCACGGACCGATACTGCCATGGTTGAAACAGGCCGCCCGTGACCTCAAGTTATGGATAGTCGCTGGCACAATTCCATTACCCGCGGCGGGTCACCCAGATGCTAAACCAAATGCGTGCTCGCTTTTGATTGATGCTGATGGTGAGCTAGCAGCGCGTTACGATAAATTGCACCTGTTTGATGTTGATGTCGCTGACAGCCGTGGGCGCTATCGTGAGTCGGATGACTATGAATTTGGCAGCAAGGTGGTGGTCGCAGATACGCCCGTTGGGCGTCTTGGTTTGACCGTTTGCTACGATCTGCGGTTTCCTGAGTTGTATAGCGCTTTACGTGAGGCGGGTGCGCAGTTGATCAGCGCGCCGTCGGCGTTTACCGCCGTGACCGGCGCCGCGCATTGGCAGGTGCTGATTCGGGCGCGTGCCATCGAGACGCAATGTTACGTCTTGGCTGCCGCGCAAGGTGGTCTCCACCCCGGCGGTCGTGAGACACACGGCCACTCAGCAATTGTTGATCCATGGGGACGCATTTGCCTGAGCCAGGCCCAAGGCAGCGAGGCGCTGGTAGCGCCGCTAGATGTCGCAGAACAGGCCTTGATCCGCCAACAAATGCCGGTAATGCGGCATAAACGATTTTTTGCAGCGGCCGAACCGCGGCTGCCAGGTTTGGAGTAG